Proteins co-encoded in one Setaria viridis chromosome 9, Setaria_viridis_v4.0, whole genome shotgun sequence genomic window:
- the LOC117839808 gene encoding protein DETOXIFICATION 49: MCEGLVGQLLPPCLCNAKDGGAGDGRRVGVVVVSPDVSVVVANDSTTVATWKQPPPPPVLADRPSLTSGPTSEAASILRLSLPMIMTGLILYVRPMISMLFLGRLGELALAGGSLAIGFANITGYSVLSGLATGMEPVCGQAVGARNLPLVGATMQRMVLLLLAMSVPVAFLWAHMEPLLLLCGQDAAIAAAAQRYILLCLPDLLFQSFLHPLRIYLRTQSINFPLTACAVLTVAMHLPVNYVLVSVLGFGAGGVALASALANLNLVLLLLAYIYFSGVHRATGGFTLSEKLFKDVTGWMRLARLAVESCASVCLEWWWYEIMILLCGLLANPKATVASMGVLIQTTSLLYIFPSSLSFGVSTRVSNELGANRPAAARAAARAGLALSALQGVASFLFAVSVRDAWARMFTSDASILALTASVLPILGLCELGNCPQTTGCGVLRGSARPKDGARINLGAFYGVGTPVAVALAFWAGQGFRGLWLGLLAAQAACVAVMLVVISRTDWVSQAELAQVLAGVAAPRDNVNGDDGGKDTAPRFKVAAPHGDEDSSLLITVQS, from the coding sequence ATGTGTGAGGGGCTCGTCGGCCAGCTGTTGCCGCCGTGCCTGTGCAATGCCAAggacggcggcgctggggaTGGCCGTCGGGTTGGTGTGGTCGTTGTCTCTCCGGACGTTTCTGTCGTTGTCGCGAACGACTCGACGACCGTGGCAACGTggaagcagccgccgccgccgccggtcttgGCCGACAGGCCGTCGTTGACCAGTGGCCCGACGAGCGAGGCAGCGTCGATCTTGCGGCTGTCATTGCCGATGATCATGACGGGCCTCATACTCTACGTCCGGCCGATGATATCGATGCTCTTCCTTGGCCGACTCGGCGagctcgccctcgccggcggtTCCCTCGCCATCGGCTTCGCCAACATCACGGGCTACTCGGTCCTCTCCGGCCTCGCCACGGGCATGGAGCCGGTGTGCGGTCAGGCCGTGGGCGCCAGGAACCTCCCCCTCGTCGGCGCCACCATGCAGCGGatggtgctcctcctcctcgcgatGTCCGTGCCCGTCGCCTTCCTCTGGGCGCACATGGAGCCGCTGCTCCTGCTGTGCGGCCAGGAcgcggccatcgccgccgccgcgcagcgcTACATTCTGCTCTGCCTCCCGGACCTCCTCTTCCAGTCGTTCCTCCACCCTCTCCGCATCTACCTCCGGACCCAGTCCATCAACTTCCCGCTCACCGCCTGCGCCGTGCTCACCGTCGCCATGCACCTCCCCGTCAACTACGTCCTCGTCTCGGTCCTCGGCTTCGGCGCCGGTGGCGTCGCCCTCGCCTCCGCCTTGGCCAACCTCaacctcgtgctcctcctcctcgcctacATCTACTTCTCCGGCGTGCACCGCGCCACCGGCGGCTTCACCCTATCCGAGAAGCTGTTCAAGGACGTCACCGGGTGGATGCGGCTGGCCCGGCTCGCCGTCGAGAGCTGCGCCAGCGTCTGCCTAGAGTGGTGGTGGTACGAGATCATGATCCTTCTCTGCGGCCTCCTGGCCAACCCTAAGGCCACCGTCGCGTCCATGGGGGTGCTCATCCAGACCACGTCCCTGCTCTACATCTTCCCGTCGTCGCTCAGCTTCGGCGTGTCTACGCGCGTCAGCAACGAGCTCGGCGCGAACCGCCCGGcagcggcgcgcgccgccgcccgcgcgggcCTCGCCCTGAGCGCACTCCAGGGCGTCGCCTCGTTCCTGTTCGCCGTGTCTGTGCGCGACGCGTGGGCGCGCATGTTCACCTCGGACGCCTCCATCCTGGCGCTCACGGCGTCGGTGCTGCCCATCCTCGGGCTGTGCGAGCTCGGCAACTGCCCGCAGACCACCGGGTGCGGGGTGCTCCGCGGGAGCGCGCGCCCCAAGGACGGCGCGCGCATCAACCTCGGCGCGTTCTACGGCGTCGGCACGCCCGTGGCCGTGGCGCTGGCGTTCTGGGCGGGGCAGGGATTCAGGGGCCTCTGgctcggcctcctcgccgcgcagGCCGCCTGCGTCGCCGTGATGCTCGTGGTGATCTCCCGCACGGACTGGGTCAGCCAGGCCGAGCTCGCGCAGGTGCTCGCCGGAGTGGCCGCGCCCCGCGACAATGTGAACGGAGACGACGGTGGGAAAGACACGGCGCCGCGTTTCAAGGTTGCGGCGCCCCATGGCGACGAGGACTCCAGCTTGCTCATCACGGTGCAGAGCTGA